The following coding sequences are from one Amphiprion ocellaris isolate individual 3 ecotype Okinawa chromosome 19, ASM2253959v1, whole genome shotgun sequence window:
- the LOC111581539 gene encoding golgin subfamily A member 6-like protein 22 yields the protein MDQRTERGSRRMFSAACRAAFHSVQGTTTTTQQQRTLPVPSRTANQSQKDETEKLKEKIKQLQERNMKLQQDQLLYEREISRFQRNNQSLSSKLRTTQQELQTQTDQVTALEKRACLQKLSRHIELQARLDQARKEAQEQQQLLQLELRNLQVDHQTLLSEKEDLLKENQRLHQILEEKEDLLLERDVLLKTKDGLDKKVGLLMADKVQAEAALETERNNNAKSSQLQQEEIHRLQDSNKDMETRNKCLQESNRELEEKNECLEHTNEEMQEAYGRLLKSYNEIEESNQHLQESSKDMEATHKSLQEAIKKLEKTNKDLQEQSNETEIRNQNLQESAKEMEAKHKLLQEKIDKMEAFSTELQQQKEKADTSKKTLEEKYNNLLEEKKTMEEERKILEEENQKLQLLSQKTKKRGFFSLFRRKTEEEKMQKKEKKIKKLKEKEEKKELKRMEKEQKKEEKEENWKKKGASSWFH from the coding sequence ATGGACCAACGCACTGAAAGAGGCAGCAGAAGGATGTTCAGCGCTGCATGCAGAGCTGCATTCCACTCTGTGCAgggcaccaccaccaccactcagCAACAGAGAACTTTACCAGTTCCATCTCGGACTGCTAACCAGTCACAGaaagatgaaactgaaaaactgaaggaaaagaTAAAACAGCTGCAAGAGAGGAACATGAAGTTGCAGCAAGACCAACTCCTGTATGAGAGAGAAATCTCAAGATTCCAGAGGAACAACCAGAGTCTTTCCTCTAAACTCAGGACCACCCAACAGGAGCTGCAGACCCAGACAGATCAGGTAACAGCCCTGGAGAAAAGGGCATGTCTGCAGAAACTCTCCAGACACATAGAGCTCCAAGCACGTCTGGACCAAGCCAGAAAAGAGGCacaagagcagcaacagctactTCAGCTGGAGCTCAGAAACCTTCAGGTGGATCATCAGACACTCCTGTCAGAAAAGGAGGACCTTCTGAAGGAGAATCAACGGCTGCaccagatcctggaggagaaggaggacctCTTGCTGGAAAGAGATGTGCTGCTCAAGACCAAAGACGGACTGGACAAAAAGGTCGGACTGCTCATGGCTGATAAAGTTCAGGCAGAAGCTGCACTGGAGACTGAAAGAAACAACAATGCCAAGTCTAGCCAGCTGCAGCAAGAGGAAATTCATCGACTGCAGGACAGTAACAAAGACATGGAGACAAGAAATAAATGTCTTCAGGAGAGTAACAGAgaattggaagaaaaaaacgAATGCCTCGAACATACCAACGAAGAAATGCAGGAAGCGTACGGACGTCTCCTCAAGTCCTACAACGAAATCGAGGAATCAAACCAACACCTTCAGGAGAGTAGTAAAGACATGGAGGCAACACACAAAAGTCTCCAAGAGGCTatcaaaaaattagaaaaaacaaacaaagaccTCCAGGAGCAAAGTAATGAAACAGAGATAAGAAACCAAAACCTCCAAGAGTCTGCCAAAGAAATGGAGGCAAAGCACAAACTCCTCCAGGAGAAGATTGATAAGATGGAGGCCTTCAGTACTGAACTCcagcagcagaaggaaaaaGCAGATACCAGCAAAAAGACACTGGAGGAGAAGTATAATAATctgctggaggaaaaaaagacaatggaggaagagagaaaaatccTAGAGGAGGAAAATCAGAAGCTTCAACTTCTGAgtcaaaagactaaaaaaagagGTTTCTTTAGTTTGTTCCGGaggaagacagaggaggagaaaatgcaaaagaaagaaaagaaaattaagaaactgaaagaaaaagaggagaagaaagagctgaaaaggatggaaaaggaacaaaagaaggaggagaaagaagagaattGGAAGAAGAAAGGCGCCTCTAGCTGGTTCCACTAA